A section of the Petrimonas sulfuriphila genome encodes:
- a CDS encoding DUF3298 domain-containing protein, with product MRKNIFIPVVILSFILSCTLFSCKKTAQNSTKIVFDSIVVKEQIPLLETNDTTLPFADIKISFTYPVEFGNKEDLARLQQIFIGTFFNSLHLDTLSPQEAVNAYVSDYKEEYKSLSNTYYSEISRLPKGEMPMWYWYYMYNTNKVMFQNDSLLSYAIEYSDYTGGAHGSYRITYANIDLGKLVTVSEEDIFIPNYKKPLTEIIINRLMDHYNVSVPDSLISLGFFNLDEVFPNNNFWLDNEGIHYSFNQYEIAPYSMGVINVDIPYGDLSAVLKPENVTQKFFLNSGHR from the coding sequence ATGAGAAAAAATATTTTTATTCCGGTTGTTATTCTATCATTCATACTTTCGTGTACTCTATTTTCCTGCAAAAAGACCGCACAAAACTCCACAAAAATAGTTTTTGACAGTATTGTGGTTAAAGAACAGATACCTCTACTCGAAACGAATGACACAACATTGCCTTTTGCCGATATTAAAATAAGCTTTACCTATCCCGTGGAGTTTGGCAACAAGGAAGATCTTGCCCGTTTACAACAAATTTTTATCGGTACATTTTTCAACAGCCTCCATCTTGACACCCTTTCTCCGCAAGAAGCTGTAAATGCATATGTTTCCGATTACAAAGAAGAATATAAGTCACTGTCAAACACCTATTATTCCGAAATAAGCCGGCTTCCAAAGGGTGAGATGCCTATGTGGTACTGGTATTATATGTACAACACCAACAAGGTGATGTTTCAGAACGATTCTCTGCTGAGTTACGCTATAGAATATAGTGATTATACCGGCGGTGCGCACGGCTCGTACAGAATAACTTATGCGAACATTGATTTGGGTAAACTAGTGACTGTGTCGGAAGAAGACATCTTTATCCCCAATTATAAAAAGCCGCTCACAGAAATCATAATTAACAGACTGATGGATCACTACAACGTCAGCGTTCCCGATTCCTTAATCAGCTTAGGATTTTTCAATCTCGACGAAGTTTTTCCGAACAACAATTTTTGGCTGGACAATGAAGGGATTCACTACTCATTTAATCAGTACGAGATTGCACCCTACTCAATGGGTGTGATTAATGTGGATATTCCCTACGGGGATTTGTCGGCTGTCCTCAAACCGGAAAACGTTACACAAAAATTCTTTTTAAACTCAGGTCATCGCTGA
- a CDS encoding DUF4831 family protein: MIKIKRLVLSALIVSLTAVSMQAQQTVRMNAIKASDYGVIYSLPKTSLVVTLKVKKTVYNRGEFYQFAQRYLSIDPITESGTEFTLEDVMIMNRGIADKDNSFMVIFKPNSIAPYVHLTQDGLISTINTDPELEKTSSFDVPEPSPAPLNPRRFLSEETLMAGSTAKQAELISKQIFELRRSRNDILIGEADNMPPDGEAYKVVMEQINNQEKALTEMFSGSTQTEYFTKEIVVIPTEKDIDKRIIGRFSEKLGPVDADNLAGIPIYLTLRSKTQKVETVLSDKEKERLAKKLSEGIVYNIPGKAQLTLEFRNKTLKNMETDIVQFGTKDVLAKKMFDNMKQPIKVVFYPDLGAIKQIIQ; encoded by the coding sequence ATGATTAAAATAAAACGTCTTGTATTGTCCGCTTTAATTGTCTCACTCACTGCAGTTAGCATGCAGGCTCAGCAAACCGTGAGAATGAATGCCATCAAAGCCAGCGACTACGGTGTAATCTATTCATTGCCAAAAACGTCTCTGGTGGTAACGCTAAAAGTAAAAAAAACGGTTTACAATCGCGGCGAGTTTTATCAGTTTGCACAACGATACTTGAGTATTGACCCTATCACCGAAAGTGGAACCGAATTTACACTGGAAGATGTGATGATAATGAACCGCGGAATCGCCGACAAAGATAATTCGTTTATGGTAATCTTCAAGCCTAACTCAATCGCGCCCTACGTTCATCTCACGCAGGACGGACTGATTTCTACCATAAATACAGACCCTGAATTAGAAAAAACATCCTCTTTCGACGTTCCTGAGCCATCTCCCGCTCCGCTGAACCCGAGAAGGTTTTTGTCGGAAGAAACGCTGATGGCGGGCTCAACAGCCAAGCAGGCAGAATTGATCTCAAAACAGATCTTTGAGCTACGGCGAAGCCGCAACGATATCCTGATCGGCGAAGCCGATAATATGCCACCTGACGGTGAAGCATATAAAGTAGTGATGGAGCAAATAAACAATCAGGAAAAAGCATTAACTGAAATGTTTTCGGGAAGTACACAAACCGAATATTTCACCAAAGAAATTGTGGTCATCCCCACAGAAAAAGATATTGATAAAAGGATAATCGGCCGGTTTTCCGAAAAACTGGGCCCTGTGGATGCAGATAATCTTGCCGGTATTCCCATTTACCTGACACTGAGAAGCAAAACACAGAAAGTAGAGACCGTACTTTCCGACAAGGAGAAAGAACGCCTCGCAAAAAAACTCTCCGAAGGAATAGTGTATAATATTCCAGGAAAAGCGCAACTCACACTGGAATTCAGGAATAAAACGTTAAAAAATATGGAAACGGATATCGTTCAGTTTGGGACAAAGGATGTACTAGCCAAGAAAATGTTCGACAATATGAAACAACCCATTAAGGTGGTTTTCTATCCCGATCTGGGTGCTATAAAACAAATTATTCAGTAA
- a CDS encoding DUF4886 domain-containing protein, producing MYNAIIDASGRAAQKTGIKIIIPAGTAIQNGRTSSLGDTFCRDGYHLELNYGRYTASCAWYEKLFKKTVVGNSYVPCTVTPFQAKIAQLSAHYAVANPDKVTPVEVSEYSWRTIAPYFYPPKEYEYSFHGYRSPLQFYDGTLVKDRTDWRKRREEIRSRWMEMLGEWPPILDQQEFKIIDKEKREDFTQYRVRFYWTPNEQTEGYLLIPDKKGQKPAVISVFYEPETAVGIGGKPYRDFAYQLVKKGFVTLSLGTSETTKNKTYSIYYPNRESAIIQPLSALAYAAANALEALTKVEDVDAERIGIVGHSYGGKWAMFASCLYDKFACAAWVDPGIVLDETKGSGVNYWEPWYLGYYQPPWKQTWSKTGENGRGVYPKLKKEEYDLHELHALMAPRPFLVSGGSSDQVERWIPLNHTVAVNKLLGYTHRVAMTNRPEHSPNAESNKVLYAFFEWFLTPNE from the coding sequence ATGTACAATGCCATTATTGATGCCTCTGGCCGTGCAGCACAAAAAACGGGAATCAAGATTATTATCCCGGCCGGTACGGCTATACAAAACGGTAGAACAAGTAGTCTGGGAGACACTTTTTGCAGAGATGGCTATCATCTGGAACTGAACTACGGAAGGTATACGGCTTCTTGTGCATGGTACGAGAAACTATTTAAAAAAACGGTTGTAGGAAACAGTTATGTGCCCTGTACGGTTACTCCCTTTCAGGCAAAGATAGCTCAGCTTTCCGCCCATTATGCTGTAGCCAATCCCGATAAAGTAACGCCTGTTGAGGTGAGTGAATATTCCTGGCGTACTATTGCTCCCTATTTCTATCCACCCAAAGAGTACGAGTATAGTTTCCACGGATATCGCTCTCCCCTGCAGTTTTACGACGGTACTCTTGTAAAGGACAGAACAGATTGGAGAAAGAGGCGTGAAGAGATCCGTTCCCGCTGGATGGAGATGTTGGGAGAATGGCCACCTATATTGGATCAACAGGAATTTAAAATTATCGACAAAGAGAAAAGAGAAGATTTTACACAATACAGAGTCCGGTTTTATTGGACACCCAATGAACAAACGGAAGGATATTTACTGATTCCTGATAAGAAAGGTCAAAAGCCTGCCGTGATATCTGTTTTCTATGAACCGGAAACAGCAGTGGGAATAGGAGGAAAACCTTATAGGGATTTTGCGTATCAATTGGTAAAAAAAGGATTTGTTACTCTCTCCCTAGGTACTTCTGAAACAACGAAAAACAAAACATATTCCATCTATTATCCAAATAGAGAGTCTGCAATCATACAACCTTTATCAGCATTGGCCTACGCTGCAGCAAATGCGCTGGAAGCACTAACAAAAGTAGAGGATGTAGATGCGGAACGGATAGGAATTGTCGGGCACTCATACGGAGGGAAGTGGGCTATGTTTGCCTCCTGTCTGTACGATAAGTTTGCTTGTGCAGCGTGGGTTGATCCCGGCATCGTTTTGGATGAGACCAAGGGTTCCGGGGTAAATTACTGGGAACCGTGGTACTTGGGTTATTATCAACCGCCTTGGAAACAAACATGGAGCAAGACAGGTGAAAATGGCCGGGGGGTGTATCCAAAGCTTAAAAAAGAAGAATACGACCTTCATGAACTACATGCCCTTATGGCTCCACGTCCTTTTCTTGTGTCTGGAGGATCGTCCGACCAGGTTGAACGTTGGATTCCTCTGAATCATACCGTTGCTGTTAATAAATTGTTGGGCTATACACACCGGGTTGCTATGACCAACCGCCCTGAACATAGCCCAAATGCGGAATCAAATAAAGTGTTGTATGCTTTTTTTGAATGGTTTCTCACACCAAACGAATAA
- a CDS encoding TonB-dependent receptor has protein sequence MESFKCKSLFFAFMWILSFGLYSQVSVKGNVVDESNEPVIGASIQVKGTGEGTVTDYDGNFSLTVPSNESTLIISYVGMKTQEVSPAPNLRVILQTDTELLDELVVVGYGTMRKKDLTGAVSRVTVDDKSLQANVNLSQVLSGVAGINIQQRGGATGESSISIRGQNTLSTSSSPLIVVDGIIYDGSISNFNINDIETIDVLKDASAAAVYGSRSKNGVILITTKKGKNEKPQVSVDAYYGFQDMTNTPMRVMNGEEFAIRMVDWQWQSDVYKWYATKPTSAAGRPARPDITNRQLVATYLKTPEEQNNYLNGEPIDWVKEVTQIAPMQNFNIGLNGGSENSKYYLSASYSDIEGIQLNDNFKRFTLRSNLESKVNNWLTISTNLTYTLTDQSGEQANIHYARVATPWADNHIGKDDYDIYLTNELFQPYPLVFTYADNSNLNHTFFGIGRAVVDFPFLKGLKFEFDISDRYNTAGNYTYWNSRTPGGMAYGGRATKVHTESNKWLMNNILSYTETFGNHSIYGTLLYSLDKLSGNASTLRADGFDNETLGYNNMGLGLTPYVASSAYEESNIAYMARINYTYLQRYLFTGTVRRDGFSGFGKDHKWATFPSLSFGWVLTEEPFMNNPAFYLKTRFSYGVNGNQGSGRYASLATMSNLGYVYGGDYAVGLYPNKLGNSELAWERTTSNNVGVDFSFLNDRLSGSIDAYLSNTDDVLVRRQLPATSGYANVWDNVAELQTKGIDLEIRSLNVNRKDFTWNTKFTFGLDRDKITKLYGGESDADVANGWFVGKPIQAIYDYQIEKVWTEEEFFAGEVYPGWYPGQFKLADLDGSNSIDAVNDRSIIGYKSPSYRFGIENVLRYKDFTFSFFINSIQGGKNRFMANNSDNVNPLIYYPERQNVSAVNPYWSPEAPTTNTTGIYNNPPIWSGIYQNRSFIRLQDVSLAYSFPKQLLDRININSCQIYLSSKNPYVWTKWQGWDPEIGTTGSDSKTGYSSTSTFPTLTRNVILGLRFSF, from the coding sequence ATGGAATCTTTCAAATGTAAAAGTTTATTCTTCGCTTTTATGTGGATATTATCTTTTGGATTGTACTCACAAGTAAGCGTAAAAGGTAATGTTGTGGATGAATCGAATGAGCCTGTTATAGGCGCATCTATTCAGGTTAAAGGAACAGGAGAGGGCACGGTAACGGACTATGACGGAAATTTTTCGCTGACTGTACCTTCAAACGAAAGTACGTTGATTATCTCTTATGTAGGGATGAAAACTCAGGAAGTTTCACCCGCTCCAAACTTACGGGTAATTCTTCAAACAGATACAGAATTGTTGGATGAATTGGTGGTTGTGGGATACGGTACAATGCGAAAAAAAGACTTAACAGGTGCAGTTTCCAGAGTTACAGTTGATGATAAAAGTCTTCAGGCAAACGTGAATCTCTCACAGGTTTTGTCAGGAGTAGCAGGTATTAATATTCAACAAAGGGGAGGTGCTACAGGTGAATCTTCTATATCAATACGTGGTCAGAACACCTTGTCAACCTCTTCTTCTCCATTGATTGTGGTCGATGGTATTATTTACGATGGTTCCATATCCAATTTTAATATAAACGACATTGAAACCATTGATGTCTTGAAAGATGCCAGTGCCGCAGCTGTTTATGGATCCAGGTCGAAAAACGGAGTCATCCTGATTACTACAAAGAAAGGAAAAAATGAAAAACCGCAGGTTTCAGTAGATGCTTATTATGGTTTTCAAGATATGACTAATACCCCTATGCGGGTAATGAACGGAGAGGAATTTGCTATTCGAATGGTGGATTGGCAATGGCAAAGCGATGTTTACAAATGGTATGCTACAAAGCCCACTTCTGCTGCAGGCCGTCCCGCGCGCCCGGATATTACCAATCGTCAATTGGTTGCGACCTATTTGAAAACCCCGGAAGAGCAAAACAATTATTTAAATGGAGAACCTATTGACTGGGTTAAAGAAGTGACTCAAATTGCTCCGATGCAGAATTTCAATATCGGTTTAAACGGAGGATCAGAAAATTCAAAATATTATTTATCGGCATCCTATTCGGATATTGAAGGTATACAATTAAACGACAATTTTAAAAGATTTACATTGCGGAGCAATTTAGAAAGTAAAGTTAATAATTGGCTTACAATCAGTACAAACCTTACCTATACATTAACCGATCAATCCGGAGAGCAGGCCAATATACATTATGCTAGGGTAGCAACTCCCTGGGCAGATAATCATATTGGAAAAGATGACTACGATATATACCTGACCAATGAGTTGTTTCAGCCTTATCCATTGGTTTTTACTTACGCGGATAATTCGAATCTGAATCATACATTTTTCGGAATAGGCCGTGCAGTTGTTGATTTTCCGTTCTTAAAAGGATTGAAATTTGAATTTGATATTTCAGACAGGTATAATACTGCTGGAAACTATACCTATTGGAATTCCAGAACACCCGGAGGAATGGCATACGGGGGACGTGCTACGAAAGTTCATACAGAATCCAATAAATGGTTAATGAATAATATTCTTAGCTATACAGAGACTTTTGGCAACCACTCCATATACGGTACGTTATTGTACAGTCTTGATAAGCTTTCAGGGAATGCTTCTACCTTGCGTGCAGACGGTTTTGATAACGAAACCCTGGGATACAATAACATGGGCCTGGGTCTTACACCGTATGTAGCTAGCTCTGCCTATGAAGAGTCTAATATTGCCTATATGGCCAGGATTAATTATACTTATTTACAACGCTATCTATTTACAGGAACAGTTCGTCGGGATGGTTTTTCCGGATTTGGAAAAGATCACAAGTGGGCTACGTTTCCGTCGCTTTCATTTGGCTGGGTGCTTACAGAAGAGCCTTTTATGAATAATCCTGCATTCTACCTGAAAACGAGGTTTTCATACGGTGTCAACGGTAATCAGGGTAGTGGCCGGTACGCCAGTCTAGCTACAATGAGCAATCTGGGATATGTATACGGTGGGGACTATGCTGTTGGTTTATATCCAAATAAACTTGGGAATTCGGAGTTGGCTTGGGAAAGGACGACTTCCAATAACGTTGGAGTAGATTTTAGTTTCCTAAACGACCGTCTTTCAGGATCGATAGATGCCTATTTATCCAATACAGACGATGTGTTGGTGAGAAGGCAGTTGCCGGCTACATCGGGTTATGCCAATGTATGGGATAATGTTGCAGAACTTCAAACAAAAGGTATCGATTTGGAAATAAGGTCATTAAATGTTAACCGTAAGGACTTCACTTGGAACACTAAATTCACTTTTGGGCTTGATAGGGATAAAATAACCAAACTTTACGGGGGAGAGAGTGATGCGGATGTAGCTAACGGATGGTTTGTAGGTAAGCCCATTCAGGCAATTTACGATTACCAAATTGAAAAAGTATGGACGGAAGAAGAGTTTTTTGCTGGTGAAGTATATCCTGGATGGTATCCAGGACAGTTTAAGTTAGCTGATTTAGATGGTAGTAATTCGATTGATGCCGTGAATGATCGAAGCATCATCGGTTATAAATCTCCGTCGTATCGTTTCGGTATTGAAAATGTACTGCGGTATAAAGATTTCACTTTTTCCTTCTTTATCAACTCTATACAAGGGGGCAAAAATAGATTCATGGCCAATAACAGTGATAATGTCAACCCGTTGATCTATTACCCTGAAAGACAAAATGTCTCAGCAGTTAATCCGTATTGGAGTCCTGAAGCTCCTACTACAAATACAACGGGTATCTACAATAATCCGCCGATTTGGAGTGGAATTTATCAGAACAGGAGTTTTATACGACTTCAGGATGTTTCTCTTGCATACAGCTTTCCAAAGCAATTATTAGATAGAATAAACATTAATTCCTGTCAAATTTATTTGTCTAGCAAAAATCCTTATGTATGGACAAAATGGCAAGGCTGGGATCCTGAGATCGGGACTACGGGAAGTGATAGCAAAACTGGTTACAGCTCTACGTCTACTTTCCCAACGCTGACCCGGAATGTTATTTTGGGTTTAAGATTTAGCTTTTAA
- a CDS encoding RagB/SusD family nutrient uptake outer membrane protein yields MRTSIIKKLVIGFVFFSAVLSSCSEAFLDEKPLDFLSPENAYTTETGIEQGITAIQNRIRFVYYTYGSFGTMNWATHGSDVGFNGETPDRGSRYLNSYRDLTPTFTPVVDHWVRGFEIIQWANVLIDGIKKADATIFTQGEAGKNAYLAEARFFRAFIYRHLVSTYGDIPLLDEPTTKAKTDYVRAPVAEIHKFMEEDFKFAAANLPKPGEESAPGRVTQGPAWHYLAETYLEMGNAQEAVTAASHAVNDYDYALMTERFGNRLGTDILGSGDAYFDLFGYTNHNLPNNTEAMWVIQVERGTSDETTINSAYIYGPRYFDIALTPDGKKATLGTFYGGKYTGISDTLSRPCANGRGTNLVHYYIWKDNWDNDIRNAEHNLRRNYYYDNPESAYDGHKIDFKLYEGTPYPRTNPLDDTIRLMFPTFMKFHDPCNYTVQLPRAGSGNTHKDWYALRFAETLLLRAEAYLGINRPDLAAADVNVVRARANAKPVSASTIDIDYILDERARELYGEEWRLIALRRTGKLIERVRKYNDNPLCPGAHIEEHNFRWPIPQTQIDLNIDAEFPQNPGY; encoded by the coding sequence ATGAGAACTTCGATTATAAAAAAACTAGTAATTGGATTTGTATTTTTTTCGGCAGTTTTATCTTCATGCAGTGAGGCATTCTTGGACGAAAAACCTCTCGATTTTTTATCGCCGGAAAATGCATATACTACCGAAACGGGTATAGAGCAGGGGATTACTGCTATTCAAAATAGAATCAGATTTGTATATTACACCTATGGCTCTTTTGGTACAATGAATTGGGCAACACATGGATCAGATGTTGGATTCAATGGTGAAACACCAGACCGTGGAAGCCGGTATCTGAATTCGTACCGGGATTTAACCCCCACATTTACACCGGTAGTCGATCATTGGGTGAGGGGATTTGAAATTATTCAATGGGCCAACGTATTGATTGACGGTATAAAAAAGGCTGATGCGACAATATTCACCCAGGGAGAAGCCGGGAAAAATGCTTATCTTGCCGAAGCTCGTTTTTTCCGTGCATTTATATATCGCCACTTAGTTTCAACTTATGGAGACATTCCATTACTGGATGAACCGACAACAAAGGCAAAAACAGATTATGTAAGAGCCCCTGTCGCTGAAATTCACAAATTTATGGAAGAAGATTTCAAATTTGCTGCTGCAAATCTTCCTAAACCGGGAGAAGAGAGTGCACCCGGAAGAGTTACCCAAGGTCCTGCATGGCACTATTTAGCTGAAACCTATCTAGAGATGGGAAATGCACAAGAAGCTGTTACGGCAGCAAGCCATGCAGTGAATGATTATGATTATGCCTTAATGACTGAGCGATTCGGAAACAGGTTGGGTACAGATATTCTGGGTTCAGGTGATGCGTATTTTGATCTGTTTGGATATACTAACCATAACCTGCCTAACAATACTGAAGCTATGTGGGTGATTCAAGTAGAGAGAGGAACGTCGGACGAAACTACAATCAATTCTGCATATATTTATGGGCCACGTTATTTTGATATAGCACTAACCCCTGACGGAAAAAAAGCAACACTTGGAACTTTTTATGGCGGGAAGTATACCGGAATCTCCGATACACTTAGCCGTCCTTGCGCCAACGGACGAGGAACCAATCTGGTTCATTATTACATATGGAAGGACAATTGGGATAATGATATCCGAAACGCTGAACACAATCTCAGGAGGAATTATTATTACGACAATCCCGAATCGGCCTATGATGGACATAAGATTGATTTCAAACTCTATGAAGGAACACCGTATCCCCGAACCAATCCGTTAGATGATACAATACGACTGATGTTCCCTACATTTATGAAATTTCATGATCCCTGTAATTATACGGTGCAGTTACCCAGAGCAGGTTCCGGTAATACTCATAAAGACTGGTATGCGTTACGTTTTGCGGAAACATTACTGTTGCGGGCCGAAGCCTATTTGGGAATTAATCGTCCGGATTTAGCTGCTGCAGACGTGAATGTAGTAAGAGCAAGGGCTAATGCCAAGCCCGTATCAGCAAGTACTATTGATATAGACTACATTTTGGATGAACGTGCCAGAGAACTTTATGGTGAAGAATGGCGCCTTATTGCTTTGCGTCGTACCGGTAAGCTCATTGAGAGGGTACGGAAATACAACGATAATCCATTATGCCCGGGTGCACATATCGAGGAGCATAATTTCCGTTGGCCAATTCCTCAAACACAGATTGATTTGAATATTGATGCGGAATTTCCGCAAAATCCGGGATATTAA
- a CDS encoding alpha/beta fold hydrolase: MINNKRLKVMRMQFVFLLLCIAGSTFSKTSNVDPREKRGIRIATFDVDATPPIGSRLTYDPMINSGEQTLRAKGIVLFGEGDPIVLCSVDWIGIANESQDAFKEAMAEAAGTIPNRVVVHTVHQHDAPICDFTAEKILKENNIPAGCFDGTFARELIQRLQSSIRLSLKDVKEVTEIGIGSAEIHQVASNRRVYKKEGRIVTMRGSSSKDSLLRSMPEGLIDPDVSLVSFWNENTPLAVLSFYATHPQSYYLTKTTNPDFPGIARFLRQLAVPDALHVHFNGAGGNVAAGKYNDGSHETRFILAKRMADGMERAWNNTQKFSVQSEDLGWDTENLLLPYRDKIKKIETTMNQMDSRLLANNMGRLGWYKRRVAGKGIEIACLRIHNARLLFMPGELFVEYQLAAKKMAPDHFVAMAAYGDYGPFYIGTEAAYAEGGYEIESSPVTAESEKLILTKIKRLLDRNKANQPRELLTYKDRSGQIFPVTNKKEWEKKREEVLNNMQLVMGKVPPRQKKKLHVIYTDSAVYEKYVRYSINFEAAPSEKVFAYLYRPKNKSMLSPAMLALHGTGIEGKKIIDGVTSIKNRAYAKELAERGYVVISPDYPSMGELENYDFANDRYDSGTMKGIFNHISCVDILQSLPYVDKKRIGVIGHSLGGHNALFVAAFDPRIKVIVSSCGWTLMDYYHPGEQVTAGYGGRLGPWAQERYMPFIRDKYNLDVEKIPFDFDEIIASLAPRPFYSNSPVSDLNFSIEGVRKGISHVREVYRFLDSEDHLKIVYPQASHDFPSDIREDAYRFIDKYLK, from the coding sequence ATGATTAACAACAAACGGCTGAAAGTAATGAGAATGCAATTTGTTTTTCTTCTTCTTTGTATTGCGGGATCAACATTTTCAAAGACTTCAAATGTTGATCCCCGGGAGAAACGAGGAATAAGGATTGCTACTTTTGATGTGGATGCTACTCCACCTATAGGGAGCAGACTCACTTACGATCCGATGATAAACTCCGGAGAACAAACATTGAGGGCAAAGGGCATTGTTTTATTTGGCGAAGGTGATCCTATCGTGTTGTGTTCTGTTGACTGGATAGGTATTGCTAACGAGTCACAGGATGCCTTCAAGGAAGCCATGGCCGAAGCTGCGGGTACTATTCCTAACCGGGTGGTGGTACATACAGTTCATCAGCACGATGCTCCCATCTGTGATTTCACTGCAGAAAAAATTTTAAAAGAAAACAACATTCCAGCAGGCTGTTTTGACGGCACTTTTGCAAGGGAGTTGATTCAAAGGCTTCAGTCATCAATCCGTTTATCACTCAAAGACGTGAAGGAGGTGACAGAGATAGGTATCGGTAGTGCGGAGATACATCAGGTAGCTTCAAACAGAAGAGTTTACAAAAAAGAGGGACGAATTGTTACGATGCGTGGCTCTTCGAGTAAGGATTCTCTCCTCCGTTCCATGCCAGAGGGATTAATAGATCCGGATGTGTCGCTTGTAAGTTTCTGGAATGAGAATACTCCGCTGGCTGTATTGAGTTTTTATGCAACCCATCCGCAGAGTTACTACCTGACCAAAACAACCAACCCTGATTTTCCCGGTATTGCCCGTTTTTTGCGTCAATTGGCTGTACCGGATGCCTTGCATGTTCATTTCAACGGGGCTGGAGGTAATGTTGCAGCCGGAAAGTATAACGATGGCAGCCATGAAACCCGTTTCATCCTCGCAAAGAGAATGGCAGACGGCATGGAGCGCGCGTGGAATAATACCCAAAAGTTCAGTGTTCAATCAGAAGATCTGGGTTGGGATACCGAAAACCTGTTGCTACCCTATCGGGATAAAATCAAAAAGATAGAGACGACCATGAATCAAATGGATAGCCGTTTGCTTGCCAACAATATGGGGCGTTTGGGATGGTATAAAAGGAGGGTTGCAGGAAAGGGGATAGAAATCGCCTGTTTGCGTATTCATAACGCCCGTTTGCTCTTTATGCCGGGTGAACTCTTTGTGGAGTATCAGCTGGCAGCCAAAAAGATGGCGCCGGATCATTTTGTTGCGATGGCAGCTTACGGTGATTACGGCCCATTTTATATCGGAACGGAGGCAGCCTACGCTGAAGGAGGGTATGAGATTGAATCCAGTCCTGTAACCGCAGAATCGGAAAAGTTGATCCTGACGAAGATTAAGCGGCTTTTAGACCGAAACAAAGCCAACCAACCCCGGGAGTTGTTGACCTACAAAGATCGTAGCGGTCAAATTTTTCCTGTCACAAATAAAAAAGAATGGGAGAAAAAAAGAGAGGAGGTACTAAACAATATGCAACTTGTCATGGGAAAAGTCCCGCCACGGCAGAAGAAAAAATTGCATGTGATCTATACTGACTCTGCTGTGTATGAAAAATATGTACGTTATAGTATCAACTTTGAGGCAGCACCCTCTGAAAAAGTGTTCGCCTATCTCTACCGGCCAAAAAATAAATCGATGTTATCTCCTGCTATGCTTGCTCTTCACGGAACCGGCATTGAAGGCAAGAAGATAATAGATGGCGTTACCAGTATTAAAAACAGGGCTTACGCCAAGGAGCTTGCAGAAAGAGGATATGTAGTTATTTCACCAGACTATCCGAGTATGGGTGAGCTGGAAAATTACGACTTTGCTAATGACCGCTATGATTCGGGAACAATGAAAGGGATCTTCAACCATATCTCTTGTGTCGATATACTGCAAAGCCTGCCTTACGTTGACAAGAAGAGAATTGGGGTTATAGGCCACTCACTGGGTGGTCATAATGCCCTGTTTGTTGCTGCCTTTGATCCCCGGATAAAAGTAATCGTCTCCAGTTGTGGATGGACATTGATGGACTACTACCACCCCGGTGAACAAGTAACTGCCGGATACGGTGGCCGTCTGGGTCCGTGGGCTCAAGAGCGATATATGCCCTTTATAAGGGATAAATACAATCTGGATGTTGAAAAAATCCCTTTTGATTTCGATGAAATCATTGCATCACTTGCCCCCAGGCCTTTTTATTCAAATTCTCCTGTATCTGACCTCAATTTTTCTATTGAAGGCGTCAGAAAAGGCATCAGTCACGTCAGGGAGGTTTATCGTTTTTTGGATAGCGAGGATCATTTAAAAATCGTTTACCCTCAAGCAAGTCACGATTTTCCCTCTGATATAAGGGAAGATGCGTACCGATTTATCGACAAATATTTAAAATAA